TTGCAATGGAACCTTTCCGCGCTTTTGTTACCGATAAATTACCCGATAGCCAGGTTAACCGGGGGTTTATTATGCAGAGTATGATGATTGGTTTAGGTGGGAGTGTGGCCTCGGCCTTACCGTGGATTATGAACAATGTATTCCACTTAACCAATACCGCAGAACAAGGAAGTATTCCAGAAAACGTAAAATTTTCTTTTTACATAGGTGCTTTTTTCTTCTTCGCCGCGGTGTTATGGACGGTTTTTACCACTAAAGAATATCCACCTCAGGATGTAGATTTTAAAGAAAAAGTAAAAGAAAGCAATAAAGGTTTTGGCGGTGGTGCAAGGGAAATTTTTTCTGCCTTGAAGAATATGCCTAAAAGAATGCAGATTGTTTCTTTGGTTCAGTTTTTTACCTGGCCAGGTTTGTTTTTAATGTGGTTCTATTATACTACGGCTGTTGCTGTTAATGTTTTTGGTGGTAAAGATGCTGCTGATCCGGTTTATGCACAGGGAGCAGATTTTGGTAGCTTAACACTCGCTTATTACAGCGTAATTACTTTTCTATTTGCACTGGTGTTACCAAAAATTGCCGATACCTTGGGACGCAAAACCACACATGCCCTTTGTTTAACCTGTGGCGCCATTGGTTTGATCAGCGTGGCCTGGGTGCATGATAAAAACATGTTGTATCTGTGTATGACGGGCGTAGGTAT
The nucleotide sequence above comes from Pedobacter riviphilus. Encoded proteins:
- a CDS encoding MFS transporter encodes the protein MSLKTVFENPKLTLVQIINMSVGFFGIQFGWDLQRANMGRIYENLGANPDQVPLLFLAAPLTGLLVQPIIGYLSDRTWHPKWGRRRPYFMIGAIVSSIALIFMPHSSALWMAAGLLWILDVFGNIAMEPFRAFVTDKLPDSQVNRGFIMQSMMIGLGGSVASALPWIMNNVFHLTNTAEQGSIPENVKFSFYIGAFFFFAAVLWTVFTTKEYPPQDVDFKEKVKESNKGFGGGAREIFSALKNMPKRMQIVSLVQFFTWPGLFLMWFYYTTAVAVNVFGGKDAADPVYAQGADFGSLTLAYYSVITFLFALVLPKIADTLGRKTTHALCLTCGAIGLISVAWVHDKNMLYLCMTGVGIAWASILSMPYAMLSGSLPKDKIGIYMGIFNFFIVLPEIIASLGFGWLMRNVLHNDRLLAVQLGGGLMILAAVICYVFIREPKKTDEVLASKLGVEENRSV